In one window of Rathayibacter caricis DSM 15933 DNA:
- a CDS encoding alpha-ketoacid dehydrogenase subunit beta, translated as MSMAKALNAGLRRAMTENDRVLLMGEDIGPLGGVFRITEGLHAEFGPQRVLDTPLAESGIVGTAIGLAMRGFRPVCEIQFDGFIYPAFDQITSQLAKMTNRHEGQLSMPVVIRVPFGGHIGAVEHHQESNEAYFAHTAGLRAVSPSTPNDAYWMIQEAIASDDPVMFFEPKSRYWPKGDVDLRASAVPLHASRVVRPGTEVTVVGWGPMVSVLLQAAELAGEEGTSIEVVDLRSLSPIDWEPLLESVRRTGRLVVAQEASANVSLGSEIAATVTERAFYSLEAPVLRVAGFDTPFPPAKVEKIFLPDVDRVLEAVDRSLAY; from the coding sequence ATGTCCATGGCCAAGGCGCTCAACGCCGGCCTCCGCCGCGCGATGACCGAGAACGACCGCGTCCTGCTGATGGGCGAGGACATCGGCCCCCTCGGCGGCGTCTTCCGCATCACGGAGGGACTGCACGCCGAGTTCGGACCGCAGCGCGTCCTCGACACCCCGCTCGCCGAGTCCGGCATCGTCGGGACCGCGATCGGACTCGCCATGCGCGGCTTCCGGCCCGTCTGCGAGATCCAGTTCGACGGCTTCATCTACCCGGCCTTCGACCAGATCACCTCGCAGCTGGCCAAGATGACCAACCGGCACGAGGGGCAGCTGAGCATGCCCGTCGTGATCCGCGTGCCCTTCGGCGGGCACATCGGAGCGGTCGAGCACCACCAGGAGAGCAACGAGGCGTACTTCGCGCACACCGCCGGTCTGCGCGCCGTCAGCCCGTCCACGCCCAACGACGCCTACTGGATGATCCAGGAGGCCATCGCCTCGGACGACCCGGTGATGTTCTTCGAGCCCAAGAGCCGCTACTGGCCCAAGGGCGACGTCGATCTGCGCGCCTCCGCCGTCCCGCTGCACGCCTCCCGCGTCGTGCGACCGGGCACCGAGGTGACCGTCGTCGGCTGGGGACCGATGGTGTCGGTGCTGCTCCAGGCCGCCGAGCTCGCGGGCGAGGAGGGGACGAGCATCGAGGTCGTCGACCTCCGCTCGCTCTCGCCGATCGACTGGGAGCCGCTGCTCGAGTCCGTGCGCCGGACCGGCCGCCTCGTCGTCGCCCAGGAGGCGTCCGCGAATGTGAGCCTCGGCTCCGAGATCGCGGCGACTGTCACCGAGCGCGCCTTCTACTCGCTCGAGGCACCCGTGCTGCGGGTCGCCGGCTTCGACACCCCGTTCCCGCCCGCCAAGGTCGAGAAGATCTTCCTCCCCGACGTCGACCGCGTGCTCGAGGCCGTCGACCGCTCCCTCGCGTACTGA
- a CDS encoding dihydrolipoamide acetyltransferase family protein: MTEQFLLPDVGEGLTEAEIVAWKVKVGDEVAVNQVLVEIETAKSLVELPSPFSGTVVDVLVDEGQTVDVGTPIITVQAGAGTLGSEIPAIPAHPAQAAPPAPSTTEPGEGSGAALVGYGTAGGHVATRRRRPQGAPAAAAPARPAAPPRPTSVPAAAALPVIAKPPIRKLAKDLDVDLLEVQATGLAGEVTRDDVIRHASQASVFRNIQTPAWADSREERIPVRGVRKAIAAAMSQSAFTAPHVSVFVDVDATRSMEFVKRLKNSPDFAGTKVSPLLIMAKAIIWAVRRNPTVNSAWTDSEIIVRHYVNLGIAAATPRGLIVPNVKDAQSMSLLELAQALEKLTLDARDGKTAPADMQNGTITITNIGVFGMDTGTPILNPGEVAIIALGTIKQKPWVVDGEVRPRYVTTVGGSFDHRVVDGDVVSRFVADVASVLEEPALLLD; the protein is encoded by the coding sequence ATGACAGAGCAGTTCCTCCTCCCCGATGTCGGCGAGGGCCTCACCGAGGCCGAGATCGTGGCCTGGAAGGTCAAGGTCGGCGACGAGGTCGCCGTCAACCAGGTGCTCGTCGAGATCGAGACCGCGAAGTCGCTGGTCGAGCTGCCGTCGCCGTTCAGCGGCACCGTCGTCGACGTCCTCGTCGACGAGGGCCAGACGGTCGACGTCGGCACCCCGATCATCACCGTGCAGGCGGGCGCCGGCACCCTCGGGTCCGAGATCCCCGCGATCCCCGCCCACCCGGCGCAGGCCGCTCCGCCCGCCCCGTCGACGACCGAGCCCGGAGAGGGATCGGGCGCCGCGCTCGTCGGCTACGGCACCGCGGGCGGCCACGTCGCCACCCGTCGCCGCCGACCGCAGGGCGCTCCGGCCGCCGCGGCCCCCGCGCGCCCGGCCGCTCCGCCGCGCCCGACGTCGGTCCCCGCCGCGGCCGCGCTCCCCGTCATCGCGAAGCCGCCCATCCGCAAGCTCGCGAAGGACCTCGACGTCGACCTCCTCGAGGTGCAGGCCACCGGCCTCGCCGGCGAGGTCACGCGCGACGACGTCATCCGCCACGCGTCGCAGGCCAGCGTCTTCCGCAACATCCAGACCCCCGCGTGGGCCGACTCCCGCGAGGAGCGGATCCCGGTGCGCGGCGTGCGCAAGGCCATCGCCGCCGCGATGTCGCAGAGCGCCTTCACCGCGCCGCACGTCAGCGTCTTCGTCGACGTCGACGCCACGCGCAGCATGGAGTTCGTCAAGCGCCTGAAGAACTCGCCCGACTTCGCCGGCACCAAAGTGTCGCCGCTGCTGATCATGGCGAAGGCCATCATCTGGGCGGTCCGGAGGAACCCCACCGTCAACTCGGCGTGGACCGACTCCGAGATCATCGTGCGCCACTACGTCAACCTCGGCATCGCCGCGGCCACCCCCCGCGGACTGATCGTGCCGAACGTGAAGGACGCCCAGTCGATGAGCCTGCTCGAGCTGGCCCAGGCCCTCGAGAAGCTCACCCTCGACGCCCGCGACGGCAAGACGGCGCCCGCCGACATGCAGAACGGCACCATCACGATCACCAACATCGGCGTCTTCGGGATGGACACGGGCACCCCGATCCTGAACCCGGGCGAGGTCGCGATCATCGCGCTGGGCACGATCAAGCAGAAGCCGTGGGTCGTCGACGGCGAGGTCCGGCCCCGCTACGTGACCACGGTCGGCGGATCCTTCGACCACCGCGTCGTCGACGGCGACGTCGTCAGCCGCTTCGTCGCCGACGTGGCCAGCGTGCTGGAGGAGCCGGCGCTGCTGCTGGACTGA
- a CDS encoding thiamine pyrophosphate-dependent dehydrogenase E1 component subunit alpha produces the protein MVVTSTESPTVQFLTADGRFAPTPAAEQYASFLDGIGEEQHRSFYREMAVVRRFDKEAANLQRQGQLGLWVPSHGQEAAQVGSAFAMRPQDHVFPSYREHVVGKIRGIDLLNVLALLRGTTHGGWDPTDPANGNFHLYTLVLGSQALHSTGYAMGLTFDGATGTGDPEKDAAVVVYFGDGASSQGDVSEAMVFAASYRTPQVFFLQNNHYAISVPVATQSRSPLYLRSSGFGIPGVQIDGNDVLASYAVTAKHLQDARSGGGPQFIEALTYRIGAHTSSDDPTKYRTDDELASWIAKDPLTRFAAYLRTEGVEQSFFDEVDAEAEDYASDIRRRLLELEAPPVDVIFDHVYSEPHPQVAEQKAWLQRYEDSFGGDPR, from the coding sequence GTGGTAGTCACCAGCACGGAGTCGCCGACGGTCCAGTTCCTCACCGCGGACGGGCGCTTCGCCCCGACCCCCGCGGCAGAGCAGTACGCCTCCTTCCTCGACGGGATCGGCGAGGAGCAGCACCGCTCGTTCTACCGCGAGATGGCGGTGGTCCGCCGCTTCGACAAGGAGGCCGCGAACCTCCAGCGGCAGGGTCAGCTCGGGCTCTGGGTGCCCAGCCACGGCCAGGAGGCGGCGCAGGTCGGCTCGGCCTTCGCGATGCGCCCGCAGGACCACGTGTTCCCCTCCTACCGCGAGCACGTCGTCGGCAAGATCCGCGGCATCGACCTGCTGAACGTCCTCGCGCTGCTGCGCGGCACCACGCACGGCGGCTGGGATCCCACCGATCCGGCGAACGGCAACTTCCACCTCTACACGCTCGTGCTCGGGTCGCAGGCGCTGCACTCCACCGGCTACGCGATGGGGCTGACCTTCGACGGGGCGACCGGCACCGGCGACCCCGAGAAGGACGCGGCGGTCGTCGTCTACTTCGGCGACGGCGCCTCGAGCCAGGGCGACGTCAGCGAGGCGATGGTCTTCGCCGCGAGCTACCGGACACCCCAGGTCTTCTTCCTGCAGAACAACCACTACGCGATCTCGGTGCCCGTGGCGACGCAGTCGCGCAGCCCGCTCTACCTCCGCTCCTCCGGCTTCGGGATCCCCGGCGTGCAGATCGACGGCAACGACGTGCTCGCGAGCTATGCCGTCACCGCCAAGCACCTCCAGGACGCCCGCTCGGGCGGCGGACCCCAGTTCATCGAGGCGCTCACCTACCGCATCGGCGCGCACACCTCGAGCGACGACCCGACGAAGTACCGCACCGACGACGAGCTCGCCTCGTGGATCGCGAAGGACCCGCTCACGCGCTTCGCCGCGTACCTGCGCACCGAGGGAGTGGAGCAGTCCTTCTTCGACGAGGTCGACGCGGAGGCGGAGGACTACGCGTCCGACATCCGCCGCCGGCTGCTCGAGCTGGAGGCGCCGCCGGTCGACGTGATCTTCGACCACGTGTACTCGGAACCGCATCCGCAGGTGGCCGAGCAGAAGGCGTGGCTGCAGCGCTACGAGGACTCGTTCGGAGGCGACCCGCGATGA